The Ensifer adhaerens genome has a segment encoding these proteins:
- a CDS encoding DNA-binding transcriptional regulator LsrR, DeoR family, which yields MNDRDQSEADMMVRAAWLYYVAEKTQNEIASILGVSRVKAARLIGDARTNGIVTIDIDPRLSAQSELEERIRKTFGLQFCYVTPPLDDEDAAIAGSEQGEALARRGVGMVGARILRSILSQNQSSETVIGLAWGRTISAMADALLPINAPDTQFVSLLGSLTRSASANPFDVVQKIASKAGGQAKYLPVPFIADSEDDREVFIQQRVVQDIVRTAMRATACFISVGECDSSSFLSRYGYLSPDDLKNLKELGAVGDTLGLFFDANGNYIDSSICRRTLAINLSTLSQSSIILLSAGSTKVRATSAILKAGFITGLVIDAASASLLIQ from the coding sequence ATGAACGACAGAGATCAATCAGAAGCCGACATGATGGTGCGCGCCGCGTGGCTCTATTACGTGGCGGAAAAGACCCAGAACGAGATCGCCAGCATCCTCGGCGTATCGCGCGTCAAGGCAGCACGCCTCATTGGTGACGCCCGAACCAATGGTATCGTGACGATCGACATCGACCCGCGACTCTCGGCGCAGTCGGAACTTGAAGAGCGCATCCGCAAGACGTTCGGACTGCAGTTCTGCTACGTGACACCACCGCTGGATGACGAAGACGCAGCCATTGCGGGCAGTGAGCAGGGTGAAGCACTGGCGAGGCGGGGCGTTGGAATGGTGGGCGCTCGCATCCTGCGGTCGATCCTGTCGCAGAACCAGTCCAGCGAGACCGTGATCGGCCTGGCTTGGGGCCGGACGATCAGCGCGATGGCGGATGCGTTGCTCCCGATCAATGCGCCGGATACACAGTTCGTCTCGCTGCTCGGCTCTCTGACCCGCTCGGCATCCGCAAACCCCTTCGACGTTGTGCAGAAGATCGCCTCCAAGGCTGGTGGGCAGGCCAAATATCTGCCCGTTCCCTTCATCGCTGACAGCGAAGATGACAGGGAAGTCTTTATCCAGCAGCGGGTCGTACAAGATATTGTGCGCACCGCGATGCGGGCAACGGCTTGCTTCATCAGCGTCGGCGAATGCGACTCCAGTTCGTTTCTCTCGAGATATGGGTACCTGTCGCCCGACGATCTGAAGAACCTGAAAGAACTCGGTGCCGTAGGCGACACACTCGGTCTCTTCTTCGATGCGAACGGCAATTATATCGACTCATCGATCTGCCGTCGCACGCTGGCCATCAACCTGTCGACGCTGTCGCAAAGCTCGATCATTCTTCTGTCGGCGGGCAGCACCAAGGTCAGGGCCACAAGCGCCATCCTGAAGGCAGGGTTCATCACGGGGCTGGTGATTGACGCGGCAAGTGCATCGCTCCTAATTCAATGA
- a CDS encoding ribose transport system substrate-binding protein: protein MSDSEDKTVLGGLSRRELLGWSGRFGGAAALAATAPKLAEFVLGSTPAFAADKPLNVAVIGQQMSAQSDQRAWDGMQAWMKGMGVDKTWKVNLTDAKGDPGKLVSQIQDAVTSKVDAIIVLFATLTAAHAALESVKASGIPFFSIDSGWQDPAIADLTSNNYILGGAPSQYMADRLLGMGKSSAKIASIIANFHHGTRKRGKVLEVLLSENSWIQQVDSRVIQYDGFYEKTQNIVNDWLTRYGDELDAIWCPWDEPAMAASEAIVAKGMQDKIFVVGADGHPTALQRMRDGGAKWPHKATCAQAFELWGAYCGWLVNEIVGKGGDRKKLVPVPIVEFPTPLLVNEVNVPGKDEQPWKATDLYYIYQDRAVAGMKG from the coding sequence ATGAGCGACAGTGAAGACAAAACCGTATTGGGAGGACTATCGAGACGAGAACTTCTGGGCTGGAGCGGGCGTTTTGGCGGCGCAGCCGCGCTGGCCGCAACCGCGCCGAAGCTCGCGGAATTCGTTCTCGGATCCACACCCGCTTTTGCCGCCGACAAGCCGCTGAACGTGGCCGTGATCGGCCAGCAAATGTCGGCCCAGTCCGACCAGCGCGCCTGGGACGGCATGCAGGCCTGGATGAAGGGCATGGGCGTCGACAAGACCTGGAAGGTCAACCTGACCGATGCCAAGGGCGATCCAGGCAAGCTGGTTTCTCAGATCCAGGACGCTGTCACGTCCAAGGTCGATGCCATCATCGTTCTGTTCGCCACGCTGACGGCCGCGCATGCCGCGCTCGAGTCCGTCAAGGCCTCCGGGATTCCGTTCTTCTCGATCGATTCCGGCTGGCAGGACCCGGCGATTGCCGACCTGACGAGCAACAACTACATCCTCGGCGGTGCGCCGTCGCAATATATGGCTGACCGTCTGCTCGGCATGGGCAAGAGCTCGGCCAAGATCGCCTCGATCATTGCCAACTTCCATCACGGTACCCGCAAGCGGGGCAAGGTTCTCGAAGTGCTGCTTTCCGAGAACAGCTGGATCCAACAGGTCGACTCGCGCGTCATCCAGTATGACGGCTTCTATGAGAAGACCCAGAACATCGTGAATGACTGGCTCACCCGTTATGGCGACGAGCTGGATGCGATCTGGTGCCCGTGGGACGAGCCGGCGATGGCGGCATCTGAAGCCATTGTCGCCAAGGGCATGCAGGACAAGATCTTCGTTGTCGGCGCCGACGGCCACCCGACTGCCCTGCAGCGCATGCGCGATGGTGGTGCCAAGTGGCCCCATAAGGCGACCTGCGCCCAGGCGTTCGAACTCTGGGGTGCCTATTGCGGCTGGCTCGTCAACGAGATCGTCGGCAAAGGCGGCGACCGCAAGAAGCTCGTTCCGGTTCCGATCGTCGAATTCCCGACGCCGCTTCTGGTCAACGAGGTCAACGTTCCGGGCAAGGACGAGCAGCCCTGGAAGGCGACCGACCTTTATTACATCTATCAGGACCGTGCCGTTGCCGGCATGAAGGGCTGA
- a CDS encoding ribose transport system ATP-binding protein produces the protein MTRELLRVENVNKAFSGIPVLRDVTLSLNSGEMLALVGANGAGKSTLIKIICGAYRSDQGLIIINGQRQSYGSVREAVAAGVSVAHQHNMTISRLTGAQNIELGREPTRFGLIDRQELRRRAEALWKEFDVNVDIDAECGDLGPGEQKIVDILKALATNPRILILDEPTATLTLGESKRLFAFLDRLRQKDIGIIFISHHLQEVFDHCDRVVVLKDGQMIHQGDVSGLTREDLVQMMIGRSVTQDRRNPSTVERTRTVSIRDLKVGNLHVEAFEAYRGEIVGIAGLIGAGQTEFLQCLAGARRPLSTGQVELLDRQALPRSIADAVIQGICLVPGDRIHNAMFGPLSVEENLSTASLKGLSKSGFLSKLQATARAGNLISALSIKCFGQQQPVNELSGGNQQKVSFARWLSRPGQGGAELKNQVFLLDNPTEGVDVGAKAEFYDLIDRLAAAGATVIVTSAEFTELLALSDRIYCIADRTLRDHVPGREMSEEDLLLKTN, from the coding sequence ATGACACGAGAACTCTTGCGCGTCGAAAACGTCAACAAGGCGTTCAGCGGCATCCCCGTGCTGCGGGATGTGACCCTCTCCTTGAACAGTGGCGAGATGCTGGCCCTGGTCGGGGCCAATGGCGCCGGCAAATCGACGCTGATCAAGATCATCTGCGGCGCCTACCGATCAGACCAGGGCTTGATTATCATCAACGGCCAGAGGCAGTCCTACGGGTCGGTGCGCGAGGCCGTGGCGGCGGGTGTCTCGGTGGCCCACCAGCACAACATGACCATTTCGCGCCTGACGGGCGCCCAGAATATCGAGCTTGGCCGCGAGCCGACGCGCTTTGGCCTGATCGACCGGCAGGAGCTTCGCCGCAGGGCCGAGGCCTTGTGGAAGGAATTCGACGTCAATGTCGATATCGATGCGGAATGCGGCGACCTCGGCCCCGGCGAACAGAAGATCGTCGATATCCTCAAGGCGCTGGCGACCAATCCCCGCATCCTGATCCTCGACGAGCCCACGGCGACGCTGACGCTCGGCGAAAGCAAGCGGCTGTTTGCCTTCCTCGACCGGCTGCGACAGAAGGATATCGGCATCATCTTCATCTCCCATCACCTCCAGGAAGTCTTCGACCATTGCGACCGCGTCGTCGTGCTCAAGGACGGCCAGATGATCCATCAGGGGGATGTCTCCGGGCTTACCCGTGAAGACCTCGTCCAGATGATGATCGGACGCAGCGTGACGCAGGACCGGCGCAACCCCTCCACGGTGGAGCGTACGCGCACCGTTTCGATCCGCGATCTGAAGGTTGGCAATCTCCATGTCGAGGCCTTCGAGGCCTATCGCGGCGAGATCGTCGGGATTGCGGGGCTGATCGGGGCCGGTCAGACGGAATTCCTGCAATGCCTTGCCGGTGCGCGCCGGCCGCTCAGCACCGGCCAGGTCGAACTGCTCGACCGTCAGGCACTGCCGCGATCGATCGCCGACGCCGTGATCCAGGGCATCTGCCTGGTGCCGGGCGACCGCATCCACAACGCCATGTTCGGGCCGCTGTCGGTCGAGGAGAACCTCTCGACGGCCTCGCTGAAAGGTCTCTCGAAAAGCGGCTTCCTGTCGAAACTGCAGGCAACCGCGCGTGCCGGCAATCTCATTTCGGCGCTTTCGATCAAGTGTTTCGGCCAGCAACAGCCGGTCAACGAACTGTCCGGCGGCAACCAGCAGAAGGTGTCCTTCGCGCGCTGGCTTTCGCGGCCGGGTCAAGGCGGGGCCGAGTTGAAGAACCAGGTCTTTCTGCTCGACAACCCAACAGAGGGCGTCGATGTCGGCGCCAAGGCCGAATTCTACGATCTCATTGACCGTCTGGCTGCGGCAGGAGCGACCGTCATCGTGACGAGCGCGGAGTTCACCGAACTGCTTGCCCTGTCGGACCGGATCTACTGCATAGCCGACAGGACGCTTCGCGATCATGTCCCGGGCCGGGAGATGAGCGAAGAAGACCTGCTGCTCAAGACAAACTGA
- a CDS encoding PAS domain S-box-containing protein/diguanylate cyclase (GGDEF) domain-containing protein — protein sequence MLQQLKLATNRLPFSKGRLVYFVPALIAAVAFSFFATYVDFQGRKISQDRAKADAVQRLSLLKAKLEGSIDRTVALVEGLSNAISENTTITPQQWGPLTARILAEAPQIRDVAIAPDMKVAMVYPLKGNEQALGLDYLKEEKQRDAALTVQQTRRLLLTGPVHLVQGGTGLIARYPLISGDAGEHQRFWGIVSAVIDLDKLYKDSGLSDASSELRVTIASTGPTHPKPSVFYGDPLIPDGSPIAMTINLGYDDWTLYAVPVNGWPGNGDQYVSRMTLLSIALLFLVPMVWAGKLMADRQDHMTALQAREDELAALTHRLELALKTSKIGVWEFDVSAQILHWDKRMRDLYDIPADRDVCTYADWQDALHADDLADAVRRFDEAIEGKGPYATGFRIRKRDGSIRHIKAFGTVYLDSAGHKKIIGVNWDVSEDVQMQDELREAKSRADLQNRRLEEAREGLERIALQDPLTGLANRRFLDKMIREYADGRQVTVLHMDLDRFKDVNDTFGHAAGDLILQRTAEILQQNIFEGDFIARIGGDEFLVLSGEENESRDYLALAQRLVEALARPIPYERHECRIGASVGLATGYIGADRPEQLLINADIALYEAKRKGRNRVERFAAKLKEVALNTKKCADDLLRGIEQQEFVAWYQPQFDAISLEITGFEALARWQHPEKGTLTPDKFLTTAENLHVVSKIDAMVLGYARDQYIRLIANGIEVPKFSVNISAQRLGDDKLINELRELALKPGTISIELLESISFEADDGELLRRTEQLKDLGVEVEIDDFGTGRASIVTLLKLMPRRLKIAREIIQPVVNSQTQRALVASIVDIGRSRDIEIVAEGVETLEHVKILRNLGCHTLQGYALARPMSGADFVAFAKARTWFPGSSAGLA from the coding sequence ATGCTGCAACAGTTGAAGCTCGCCACAAACCGTTTGCCTTTTTCAAAGGGCCGTCTGGTGTATTTCGTCCCCGCATTGATTGCGGCGGTCGCCTTCAGCTTTTTCGCGACTTACGTCGACTTTCAGGGCAGAAAGATCAGTCAAGATCGTGCGAAGGCCGACGCCGTTCAGCGCCTAAGCCTGCTGAAGGCTAAGCTCGAAGGCTCGATAGATCGAACCGTCGCTCTCGTGGAGGGACTGAGTAATGCCATTTCCGAAAACACCACCATCACGCCACAGCAATGGGGGCCATTGACGGCCCGCATCTTGGCGGAAGCCCCGCAAATCCGGGACGTTGCGATCGCGCCTGATATGAAGGTCGCGATGGTCTACCCATTGAAGGGAAACGAACAGGCACTTGGCCTTGACTATCTTAAAGAGGAGAAGCAACGCGACGCAGCACTGACCGTGCAGCAAACAAGACGCCTGTTGCTCACGGGTCCGGTTCACCTTGTGCAAGGGGGTACCGGATTAATTGCACGGTATCCGTTGATCAGCGGAGATGCTGGTGAACACCAGCGCTTCTGGGGCATCGTGTCAGCTGTCATCGACCTCGACAAGCTCTACAAGGACAGCGGATTGAGTGACGCGTCATCCGAACTTCGTGTGACCATCGCCTCGACCGGTCCCACACATCCCAAGCCTTCAGTTTTCTATGGCGATCCTTTGATCCCTGATGGCAGCCCGATCGCGATGACGATCAACCTTGGCTACGACGACTGGACGCTTTATGCCGTTCCTGTGAACGGCTGGCCCGGTAATGGCGACCAGTATGTCTCGCGCATGACGTTGCTCTCGATCGCGCTGCTCTTTCTCGTGCCTATGGTTTGGGCGGGTAAGCTTATGGCCGACCGACAGGATCATATGACCGCCCTGCAAGCGCGCGAGGATGAGTTGGCCGCCCTGACCCATAGGCTGGAACTCGCGCTTAAAACGTCGAAGATCGGGGTCTGGGAGTTCGACGTTTCTGCACAGATTCTGCACTGGGATAAGCGGATGCGCGATTTGTATGACATTCCAGCTGATCGGGACGTTTGCACATATGCCGATTGGCAAGACGCCTTGCATGCTGACGATCTTGCAGACGCTGTACGCCGCTTCGACGAAGCCATCGAGGGGAAGGGGCCGTACGCAACCGGTTTTAGAATTCGCAAGCGTGATGGGAGCATCCGCCATATCAAGGCCTTCGGTACCGTTTATCTGGATAGTGCCGGACACAAGAAGATTATCGGCGTGAACTGGGACGTCTCTGAAGACGTGCAAATGCAGGACGAGCTTCGGGAGGCGAAATCGAGAGCTGATCTACAAAACCGGCGCTTGGAAGAAGCACGAGAAGGTCTGGAGCGTATCGCCCTTCAGGACCCGCTGACGGGACTGGCCAATCGGCGCTTCCTGGACAAGATGATCCGGGAATATGCAGATGGCAGGCAGGTGACTGTGCTGCATATGGATCTCGATCGCTTTAAAGACGTCAACGACACGTTTGGTCACGCTGCGGGCGATCTCATTTTGCAACGTACCGCCGAGATACTGCAGCAGAATATTTTTGAAGGCGACTTCATTGCCCGCATCGGTGGAGATGAATTCCTCGTCCTGTCAGGTGAGGAAAACGAAAGCCGCGACTATTTGGCCCTCGCTCAAAGGCTTGTTGAAGCGCTGGCGCGACCGATCCCCTATGAGAGGCATGAGTGCCGAATTGGCGCAAGCGTTGGCTTGGCGACGGGATACATCGGAGCGGATCGGCCGGAACAGCTTCTTATAAATGCGGACATCGCGCTCTACGAGGCGAAACGCAAAGGCCGCAATCGGGTGGAACGGTTTGCCGCGAAGCTGAAAGAGGTCGCCCTGAACACCAAGAAGTGCGCCGATGATCTTCTGCGGGGGATAGAACAGCAGGAATTTGTCGCCTGGTACCAGCCTCAGTTCGATGCGATCAGCCTTGAAATCACTGGGTTCGAAGCATTGGCGCGCTGGCAACACCCGGAGAAGGGGACCCTTACGCCGGACAAATTTTTGACGACTGCGGAGAACCTCCACGTTGTTTCCAAAATCGATGCGATGGTCTTAGGCTATGCAAGAGACCAGTACATCCGCTTGATCGCCAACGGCATTGAGGTCCCAAAATTTTCGGTAAACATTTCTGCGCAGCGACTGGGGGATGACAAACTCATTAACGAGCTGCGCGAACTTGCCCTGAAGCCGGGTACCATTTCGATCGAATTGCTGGAATCGATCTCCTTCGAAGCGGATGATGGGGAACTTTTGCGGCGAACTGAGCAGCTGAAGGACTTAGGCGTTGAGGTCGAAATCGACGATTTCGGCACCGGCCGCGCTTCGATCGTAACTCTTTTGAAACTCATGCCGCGGCGCCTCAAAATCGCGCGTGAAATCATTCAGCCAGTCGTCAACTCGCAAACGCAGCGCGCTCTTGTCGCGTCCATTGTTGACATAGGCAGGTCGCGCGATATTGAAATTGTTGCAGAGGGTGTCGAGACGCTCGAACATGTGAAGATCTTGCGCAACCTTGGCTGTCACACATTGCAGGGCTACGCGTTGGCCCGTCCCATGAGCGGCGCCGACTTCGTCGCATTTGCAAAGGCAAGAACTTGGTTTCCTGGCTCATCTGCGGGCCTTGCGTGA
- a CDS encoding hypothetical protein (manually curated), with product MLIARPQIELALQQALRRAPVVALIGARQVGKTTLARKLADKTHGTLYLDLERTSDRRRLEDPEAFLQAQTGHLTVLDEVQRLPDLFTELRGIVDDRRAAGERSMQFLLLGSASLDLIQQVSETLAGRIIYLEMPPISAEEAATSDIEIDQLWLRGGFPDSLTASSDEDSYIWRQAFIRSYLERDVPMFAPRMPAATIGRLWTMLANGQGSTLNSARLAQGLGVSAPMIGRYIDLLVDLMLIRRLQPWSGNLGKRLVKSSKIYVRDSGLVHALLEIGTLNQLLGHPIVGPSWEGFVVETLIDAAGPDAAPFFYRTADGAEIDLVFEHAGKPKLAIEVKRASAPQVERGFHVACDDLGIETRIVVGAGTEDYPAKGGVKVRSLLSAIGEVRDVLKSPFA from the coding sequence ATGTTGATAGCCCGCCCCCAAATCGAATTGGCACTCCAGCAAGCCCTTCGCCGAGCCCCTGTGGTTGCATTAATCGGCGCACGACAGGTCGGCAAGACGACCCTTGCACGGAAGCTCGCGGACAAGACGCACGGGACGCTTTATCTCGATCTCGAGCGTACTAGCGATCGACGCAGACTTGAAGACCCTGAAGCATTCTTACAGGCCCAAACAGGCCATCTGACCGTGCTCGATGAAGTGCAGCGGCTTCCCGACCTATTCACCGAACTTCGCGGGATTGTTGACGACCGCCGCGCGGCTGGCGAGCGCTCAATGCAATTCTTGCTGCTGGGCTCTGCATCGCTGGATCTCATTCAACAGGTATCGGAGACCTTGGCGGGCCGGATCATATATCTCGAAATGCCGCCCATCAGTGCCGAGGAAGCGGCCACGTCCGATATTGAGATCGACCAGCTTTGGCTCCGCGGCGGCTTTCCCGATAGTCTGACGGCATCGAGCGACGAAGACAGCTACATCTGGCGCCAGGCCTTCATCCGCAGCTATCTGGAACGCGATGTGCCGATGTTTGCTCCGCGCATGCCTGCGGCTACGATTGGGCGCCTGTGGACGATGTTGGCCAACGGGCAGGGCAGCACACTTAACAGTGCCCGACTGGCTCAAGGGCTCGGCGTTTCGGCGCCGATGATCGGCCGCTACATCGATCTGCTCGTCGATCTCATGCTCATTCGCCGGCTCCAGCCCTGGAGTGGCAATCTTGGTAAGAGGCTTGTGAAGTCGTCCAAGATTTATGTTCGTGACAGTGGACTGGTCCATGCACTTCTGGAAATAGGCACTCTGAACCAGCTTTTGGGCCATCCGATTGTCGGGCCCAGTTGGGAGGGCTTTGTCGTTGAAACCCTCATTGATGCCGCAGGCCCAGATGCTGCTCCTTTCTTCTATAGGACAGCGGATGGAGCCGAGATTGACCTGGTGTTCGAACACGCGGGCAAGCCCAAACTTGCTATTGAGGTAAAGAGGGCCAGCGCGCCACAGGTGGAGCGAGGATTTCATGTCGCTTGCGATGACCTTGGAATTGAAACCCGGATTGTCGTTGGTGCCGGCACTGAGGACTATCCCGCCAAGGGTGGCGTTAAAGTCCGATCTCTGTTGTCGGCAATCGGCGAAGTCCGCGACGTACTAAAGTCGCCCTTTGCATAA
- a CDS encoding methyl-accepting chemotaxis protein has translation MVSLVKLRSVAGRGIIAILWLNVILIAAREAFGADSFDWMAVAAACAIALPSTYAWFRDPIGSATRIMTATAHAATVALMVYSFRGSPLQIDIHMYFFASLAICATWIDWRAIMAYSAFVAVHHVILYFVMPFAVFPTDSDFMRVVLHAVVLVLQTAVLIPLTVALSRAFVSADDAVAQAQTAQARAEIATREIETATERAERDRRSHEAERNREAACVSAAVDVIGEALNQLANGNVAYRVTQPLEGNLDNLRTLYNVSADGLEALIRQANDVIVQINVGSRQISDTNHDLSMRSERQAATIEETSGALSHLTSAVSSTAGLARDVGNTVAKATDGANRSGLVVNTAIDAMGKIQGSSNQIANIIVVIDEIAFQTNLLALNAGVEAARAGEAGKGFAVVATEVRELAQRSAQAAKEIKSLINTSGEQVRAGVGLVNDAGVALKSIIGEIEAIGSAVAQITTNTSDQASGLAVIDQAMSGFGRDTQQNAAIVEESSAAMASLAAEAGSLQRLMSRFKSNSEREASAQRYRAA, from the coding sequence ATGGTATCTTTGGTAAAGCTGCGTAGCGTCGCTGGTCGAGGCATCATTGCCATACTCTGGCTCAACGTGATCCTGATCGCCGCGCGGGAAGCGTTCGGCGCCGACAGTTTCGACTGGATGGCGGTGGCCGCGGCCTGCGCGATCGCTCTGCCTTCCACCTATGCGTGGTTCCGTGATCCCATCGGATCGGCGACACGCATTATGACCGCGACCGCACACGCGGCGACCGTCGCCCTCATGGTGTATTCGTTCCGCGGCTCGCCGCTGCAGATCGACATACACATGTACTTCTTTGCCTCCCTGGCGATCTGCGCCACGTGGATAGACTGGCGTGCGATCATGGCCTACTCGGCTTTCGTCGCTGTCCATCACGTCATTCTCTATTTCGTCATGCCGTTCGCGGTGTTTCCGACGGACTCCGACTTCATGCGGGTGGTCCTGCACGCGGTGGTTCTGGTCTTGCAGACTGCTGTTCTCATCCCGCTGACCGTGGCGCTCTCGAGAGCCTTTGTTTCTGCCGATGATGCGGTCGCCCAGGCGCAGACGGCGCAGGCAAGGGCCGAAATCGCGACGCGCGAAATCGAAACCGCGACGGAACGGGCCGAACGCGACCGCCGGTCGCACGAGGCCGAACGCAATCGCGAGGCGGCCTGCGTTTCGGCTGCGGTCGATGTCATCGGCGAAGCCCTCAACCAGCTTGCCAATGGCAATGTTGCCTATCGTGTCACGCAGCCGCTTGAAGGCAATCTCGACAATCTCCGGACGCTTTACAACGTTTCCGCCGATGGGCTGGAAGCCCTGATCAGGCAAGCCAACGACGTGATCGTCCAGATCAATGTCGGCAGCCGGCAAATCAGCGATACCAATCACGATCTTTCGATGCGGTCGGAGCGCCAGGCGGCGACGATCGAAGAGACGTCGGGCGCGCTTTCACACCTGACATCCGCCGTTTCCTCGACGGCTGGGCTCGCACGCGATGTAGGCAACACTGTCGCCAAGGCAACAGACGGGGCCAATCGCTCCGGACTGGTGGTCAACACTGCCATTGATGCTATGGGCAAGATCCAGGGCTCGTCCAACCAGATCGCCAACATTATCGTCGTGATCGACGAGATCGCGTTCCAGACCAACCTCCTCGCCCTGAACGCCGGCGTGGAAGCGGCGCGCGCCGGCGAAGCCGGCAAGGGCTTTGCGGTCGTGGCGACCGAAGTCCGCGAACTTGCTCAGCGTTCTGCCCAAGCAGCCAAGGAAATCAAGTCGCTGATCAACACGTCGGGCGAACAGGTGCGGGCCGGCGTTGGCCTCGTCAACGATGCGGGCGTCGCGCTGAAGTCGATCATCGGCGAGATCGAGGCGATCGGCTCTGCGGTAGCGCAGATCACGACCAACACCAGCGACCAGGCGAGTGGACTTGCCGTCATCGACCAGGCCATGTCCGGATTCGGTCGGGACACGCAGCAAAACGCGGCGATCGTTGAGGAATCATCAGCCGCCATGGCGTCGCTTGCCGCGGAGGCGGGTTCCCTGCAGAGGCTCATGTCAAGGTTTAAGTCGAACTCAGAGCGCGAAGCCTCGGCGCAACGATACCGCGCAGCCTGA
- a CDS encoding Endonuclease YncB, thermonuclease family, with translation MKSSSIKSFKIVVRVTFALSVFMVPAVRSLADETIRIPREHIQFLTGDSWRDGQRTLRLYGVQSCLRGKVYTDHLGRKQDCGVVSAAMLAAVVHDTDPICRAVASVLDRQGDAIPTVIVVCTVRVGDRELDLGSLLITQGFAFAALANGGKPVYMPYRTQEMIARQAKMGLWAFDDVPLPSKDLLAQ, from the coding sequence ATGAAAAGCAGCTCCATCAAATCGTTCAAGATCGTGGTAAGGGTCACCTTCGCTCTGTCCGTGTTCATGGTCCCTGCGGTGCGCAGCCTCGCGGACGAAACGATCCGAATTCCGCGCGAACATATTCAGTTCCTCACAGGTGATAGCTGGCGGGATGGGCAGAGGACATTGCGTCTATACGGCGTTCAGTCCTGCCTGCGGGGCAAGGTTTACACCGATCACCTTGGCCGCAAGCAGGATTGTGGCGTGGTTTCGGCCGCTATGCTGGCCGCCGTTGTTCACGACACCGACCCGATTTGTCGGGCGGTTGCAAGTGTTCTGGACAGGCAAGGGGACGCAATTCCGACGGTCATTGTCGTCTGCACGGTACGTGTGGGGGATCGAGAACTTGATCTCGGCTCGCTGTTGATCACGCAGGGCTTTGCCTTTGCCGCCTTGGCAAATGGCGGCAAACCTGTCTACATGCCGTATCGCACTCAGGAAATGATTGCGCGGCAGGCTAAGATGGGTCTTTGGGCATTCGATGATGTTCCGCTTCCCTCGAAGGATCTGCTCGCCCAATAA
- a CDS encoding hypothetical protein (partial gene;~manually curated): protein AMPFFSWPACGAAGAGAPGHEPYDDCPVGFAPIRSSDGSDGRQPSDYDRCFRRIDTGTICDNPRGNVVDCSQVEIIDRAQRAKPYFFDIKQPSGEMRRFWFDLHE from the coding sequence TGGCCATGCCTTTCTTCTCTTGGCCAGCCTGTGGTGCGGCAGGGGCGGGCGCTCCGGGTCATGAGCCATATGATGATTGCCCGGTGGGTTTTGCGCCAATCCGTTCGAGCGACGGTTCGGATGGACGACAGCCTTCAGACTATGATCGGTGCTTTCGAAGGATCGATACTGGCACTATCTGCGATAACCCGCGGGGTAACGTCGTCGATTGCAGCCAGGTGGAGATCATTGACCGGGCGCAGCGCGCCAAGCCTTACTTTTTCGACATCAAACAGCCATCGGGTGAGATGCGGCGCTTCTGGTTTGATCTCCATGAATGA